The genomic stretch tagcattaaaaatgtatctgAACTTTACTGTTACGCATCGTTCCTTTTAATGTGTCCCCGCCcgtgttaaaaaaaatctttcaggTAGGCTGTAAAATCCAAGCAGGCATTGACatttatactttatatattattacTATTTCAAACTATTAAATAcaaatgttaaaaaaatgtttaatataaatgtacagAGCAATAAAGTTACTTTACATACCTAATTTTTTGCAATATTCATCTTGTTCATTAAAATAaattgcattatttttattttcatatgttGACCTTATGGAAAAACTTGTAAGTCGGTCAGCAGCTACTCTTATAACTTATAAAAACTATATAACTATGCGCTTGAAAATCGGATTTTACGGCTTATGGTTTGCAAAGGTAAACTCTAAAGAAGACTAAAAAATACAAGACTGGTTCCCTTGGCTTATGCACCTAATTGTTAAAACACAACAAACTTTCCGAATAAGGTCTGAGATCGCTCCCAAGCGGGTAGACAGAACGTCCTCGATTTCAACGACTTGGTAATTTCAAAATTACGCAGCCcatgttattctgttaatgTGCAATTTATGCAGCCCATTAAATAACCTTTGCTTAACTGCCAATTGCAGCACTGAATACTTCTACAATAAAATTCTGTTACTTACATAAAACAGGCCTACttgtaattaatttttaaaatgcgaactataataaaaaaaaaccctacTACAAAATATAGATAAATATCTACAAGTAAATATTTTCGAATtaaattataaaacaaaaagaggTAAAGGGTAAAATGTCCGGTCTACATATGGCAGTGGAATTTAaaaaggttatttaaaataggcCTACTTGATTGATCTATTCTCTGAACAATAGACTATTCCGCTATAGTTACATCTAAAAGGAACGCACTTATGACATTTTGTAGCGTGAAAGCGAATTACTATGGACATGTTATGAACTTATGATCCATTACGACACGGCGAATTTGAAATGGTCATCTGCTGATGTGCCGGGCCGTGCTGCAGTACCTCCCTTTTCCGCAGGAGGGCCTCGTGCGTGTGGCAGCACTTAGAAAGTGAAAGCATGAAACCTTTAGATCCAGTGCAGGTATACCTGGTACCTCACTTGCATCGATATCGGGGCATCCCCGGGATAATTAAAATTTCGCGGAAGACAGGAGAGTCACACTGATCCTGAGAGGTTAACTCCATACGCAAGTCCGTGTTTGCCCACTTCCTGTCTGACTTCCGATCTCGAAAATCATGGTTGTCCTTAAAGGCATTCCCTCGGTGCTCTCCCCGGAGCTGTTATACACTTTGGCAAAAATGGGCCACGGCGATGAACTTGGTAAGAAAACGCCAGCGTTTAATTAATTGCAGTTTTAGAAGCGTTACACGAAAATGCCACTGTTTGCGAATATAATGTTATGATAAAGTTGTCGGTCTCCATCTCAGTTTACACGAGGGACTTTAAAATTCCGTGTTGTGTATTTACTAAATGACACATTAAAGACGTAACACTATTGTACTCACGACACAAGCAGACGAGGCTTAGGATGCATTTGTGAACGGTATTAATAAACTGAGGCAAATCTCCTTTGACATATGATATTCATATTTTGATTAAAAAAGAATGTCTTTCTGTCATCATTAACGATATGCCGACCTGAAAGAATCGTGGGCCCTTCGTGGGTTCATTCTCCTTAAGTTTATCGTTCAATTTTTAAACTGGTATCCACAACAGTTTTATGTCGTTCTGTAATAATAAGTGAATACAGGGAACTTACAAAAATCGTGTGCAGAATCTATGTATATTTGAATAAGATATAGTGGACGGTGTTTCGCTTTATTAATTGCGGCCATAAACCTCTCACAGTTCTCGCTGATGCCAACTTCCCGTCATCCTCAACTTGCAAACACGGTCCAGTTGAGATAAGGGCGGACGGTATGtgagaaggaggaagaagatTACACTGCCTTGTTAACCGCTGTGTAAGCGGGTCCCGAGTGCACCGTGACGGAAACGTTGTCCTTTAATTTCAGGTCTGAACATTCCTGTGCTGTTAGAAGCCATACTGAAGCTCCTCCCCTTGGATTCCTACGTCGAAAGTCCTGTAGGTGTTACATCTGTCCTGACATGTATGACCAGTGTGACAGGCTGATCCTGGTCACCCCCCTGCTCCCTCCCCATGTGATGGTGTGCTGTGACAGGCTGCTGTCATGGAcctggtggacagtgacaagcAGAGAGGTGTGGCTGTACCTGTATGGGACACCTACAGCAGGCTTCTCCGAGAGGCGGGATGCCATGTGAGTCCTGTCGCTGATCTCATTGGCTGGCTTGTCCAGGGTGGTGAGCCGTGATTGGTCTGGGAATCATGGA from Brienomyrus brachyistius isolate T26 chromosome 3, BBRACH_0.4, whole genome shotgun sequence encodes the following:
- the fuom gene encoding fucose mutarotase isoform X3, coding for MVVLKGIPSVLSPELLYTLAKMGHGDELGLNIPVLLEAILKLLPLDSYVESPAAVMDLVDSDKQRGVAVPVWDTYSRLLREAGCHKSLEKVERFAFYERAKKSYAIVATGESSLYGNLIITKGVLPADELC
- the fuom gene encoding fucose mutarotase isoform X2, coding for MVVLKGIPSVLSPELLYTLAKMGHGDELVLADANFPSSSTCKHGPVEIRADGLNIPVLLEAILKLLPLDSYVESPAAVMDLVDSDKQRGVAVPVWDTYSRLLREAGCHKSLEKVERFAFYERAKKSYAIVATGQGELPVR
- the fuom gene encoding fucose mutarotase isoform X1 encodes the protein MVVLKGIPSVLSPELLYTLAKMGHGDELVLADANFPSSSTCKHGPVEIRADGLNIPVLLEAILKLLPLDSYVESPAAVMDLVDSDKQRGVAVPVWDTYSRLLREAGCHKSLEKVERFAFYERAKKSYAIVATGESSLYGNLIITKGVLPADELC